The Desulfobacterales bacterium sequence TCGTAATGACAACCGTTTATTAGTCAGGGGTGATTGGAAAGGAGGGCATCATGGCGAATCAAAAGATTTTGCTGCCGTACAATTTTATGGATATGGACAAAAAGGCCGTAGAATTTGCGGTAAAAACATTCGGGAGTGCTAAGGACTGCAACATCACCTTGTTTCATATCTATACACCGCTTCCCAAAGTCGAAACCGATTCAAGCACTGTAATGGGCCGGCTGTCGGCCAGCATGCAGTTTTTGTCCCGACAGCAACGCGAAAAAGAAGACTCCCTTATAGAGGTCATGGCGAATCTGCAGGATAGGGGGTTTGCCGAGGAGCAGTTGGCCTATATTTTCAAGTCTCGCTCCAGGCCTCTGGCAGATGAAATCATCGATACGGCGACTGGGGGAAGATTTGATGTCGTCATCCTGAGCTGCCGGCCGTATCGCATTACGCGGCTGTTCATCCAGAGCGTTCATAATAAGGTTGTCACCGCCTTAAAGGATGTTGCCGTATGTATCGTCACCTGAACGGGCGTGGGCTTTACGCCCAACAAATAACCGCTTAACCAAGGAATACAATTTCCACAAGGAGGAAAAAATGAACAAAGAAGACAGGATCGATGTGGAAATTTTTAAAATTGTCAGCAAATCAATTGCAGCGTCCGACAACCTGGAACTGATGACCGGTCATTTAAGCCAGTTGCTGGTGGCGGCGCTGGAAATAAAGGGGTGCGCCATATTTGCCCTCAATCCCGTGACCAAGGAGCTGGAAACGCTTGCCAGTTTCGGTTTGAGTGCGGGGTATCTTTCAAAAGGACCCCTGTTGGCGGATAAAAGTATTGCCGCCGCACTTGAGGGAAAACCGGTCATTATCGGGGACACCCGCGCGGACAATCGCCTGCAGTACCCCAAGGAAGCAGCCAAAGAAGGTGTTTCCGCCATCCTGTCGATCCCGATTATGTTTTCAGGGGAGATCTTGGGGGTATTGAGGCTGTACCATCATGCGGTGTGGGCAATTTCAGAGCGGGATATCGATTCACTGCTTGTGCTGGCCGAACATATCGGTCTTTCCCTAAGATATACCCGGCTGTTAAATTCACTGCAAACCATCAAGGAAGTCATCAGGGACCTGCCGCTGGAACTCCCGGTTTAGTCCTTCGGTAAATAAATACAATACGGATTTAATTAGGGGCGGGGAGTTTTTCAAATGTTGTCTTGTCCGCCCGGGGAGAGCCCCCTGCCCATGGACGCCTTCGCCATGCTGTTCGGGTGGAAAATCCAACATAATAACGGCCCAAGCCTGCCGATGACATTTCATCGGCATTTTATTTGACAATCGGGCCATTAAATTTTATAACGCGTATGAATTTATTAAATATACCGGTTTAACTGGTGCATTTAAACGGAGAGCAACACCGATGCGAGTGATGATGAAATAAGGGCCGGTGGCTGTGTCTCGTCGTATCCAAGAAACGGTTTGCCTGCCATGGGAAATAAACCCAATCCATTTTCAATCCTGGTGGTTGATGACGTCAATGTCGACCGCGAAATTCTCAAGGGGCTGTTGACTCGGGAAAATTATCAGGTCCATCTGGCCGAAGACGGTCTTAAGGCCCTTGAAGTGTTGCTGTGGGAGAAGGTTGATCTGGTCTTGCTGGACATCCTGATGCCGCGTCTGGATGGTTACCAGTTCCTGGAAAAGATTAAATCCGATGCGAATCTGAAGCACATTCCCGTGATCATGATTTCATCGGTGGAAGAGATCAACAGCGTTATCCGCTGTATTAAGCTGGGGGCAGAGGACTACCTGACAAAACCCTTCAATCGGGTGCTTTTAAAAGTCCGCATTGAAAAATGCCTGGAGAAAAAACAGCAGCGGGACCAGGAGCAACGCGTCTTGGCGGTATTGCAGAAAGATCAGGAACAATCAGAAAATCTTCTGCTGAATATTTTCCCTAAATCCATTGCGGAGCGGTTGAAAAAGGGCCAGCGGATCATTGTTGAGCATTTTACCGATGTAACCGTAATGTTTGCCGATATCGTTGGGTTTACCCAACTGTCCGCCCAGATGGACCCCCAGGAACTGATTGAATTTCTCAATGAAATCTTTTCCAAATTTGACCAGTTGGCCCATACCCATGGTCTGGAAAAAATCAAAACCATCGGCGATTCTTACATGGTCGTGGGCGGAATTCCCGATCCGGACGAAAACCACGCTCTGTCCATTGCTGAAATGGCACTGGATATCATGGAGGTCATGGGCAGGGTAAAAACTAAAATCGGCGACACGGCAACTGTAAGGATCGGCATCAATACCGGTCCGGTGAGGGTCGGTGTGATCGGCACCAGCAAATTCAGTTATGACCTGTGGGGGGATACCGTGAACATTGCCAGCCGCATGGAATCCCAGGGGCTGCCCGGCGTCATCCAGGTAAGCGAATCCACCTACGACCATTTGCGGGAGCACTATTTGTTTGAAGAGCGTAAGGATCAGCCGCATTTTAAGGGTAAAGGTAAAATGTCGACGTACCTGCTGACCGGCCGAAAGGAAGTTTAGACCCCATCTCAAAAACAGATCCGGCGTCCGATGACTGCGGTATTCCGCTTATAAGCGGGATGCATTGCCGAGCCTGGCTGCGTTACAAACAGATGCGACGTCCCGTCGAAGGCGGTGCCCCCGGACCCCGTCTGTATATTTTAGATGGGGCCTGTCATTACCCAATCGTTTTCCGTGCTTATCCATGAAGTTATATGACTGGCTTAAAAGATACGCCCCGGTTTTAACCGGTATCGCCATTACCCTGCTGGTACTGAAGGGATGTGCCGGATTGGGAAAGCGGTTGGAGCCTCCCCGCATCAGCCTTGTCCGAATTCAGGTGCAGCAGGCGACCCTGTTTGAAACAGTCTTAAAAATAGACCTTCGGGTTTACAATGCCAATGATGTGCCGCTGACGGTCAGGGGGGTAGACTGCCAATTAAAACTGCAGGGAAAAGACTTTGCAACCGGCGTTTCAAATGAAAGGACCATTGTTCCGGCGTTTGGAACGGGGGTTATCCCCATGATGGTGTATTCATCCGTTCTGGATGTCGTTAAGGGGTTGCTGACGCTTCCCATGGACGAGAAGCTTGAATATGCCCTCACCGGCCGGGTCCATCTTGAGGGAGGGACGCTCATGCCCGCATCCGTTTCATTCAAATCCGAAGGCAGACTGTCGTTGAAAGCGTTAAATTGAACTTAGAAAACCTGGTTTAATATGATGCGGAAAGGCAGGCTAATCCGTTTCTTCGGTTTCCTCGCTTTCATCGCTCTGTTCTTCCGTGCCTTCTTTGAGGGCTTCATCCTCGAGGGTTTTGTCAAAAAGGGTGAGTTTTTCAGGAAATGGTTTCAGATAGGTTTCGATGTGGTGGCGTGCCAGTGTTTCACCGCCAAGGGCCAGAAACATCAGGGTCGTTTTTTTGAAATCCGGATCATTTTGGTTTTCAACCGGCGCAGACTTTGAAATGCGTTCAAAGGTTTTTTCAAATTCTTCAGGGGTCGGCCGTTTCATGAATGATATTGTCTCCTATTTTTTAGTCTTGATTGAGCGGGAACATGTTAAGTATTCAATGATAAATGTAAAGGGTTTGGTCAAGCAAAATCTTTAAAAAAGTTTAATTCCATTATCCCGAGGGAGGAAGCCATGCAGGAATTTGAACTGATGCAGTCCGCCGAAAAACTGGTCCGGGACGTGATCGGGGTCGTTCGCACAGACCACGTGCTGGTGGTAACGGATGCGGCCAAATACCCGGTGGGTAAAGTGTTTGCGCTGGTGTGCCGGGCGCTGGGGGCTGAAACCGTGGTCGCCCTGATGCCGATGACGGGGGAGCACGGCAGCGAACCCCCGCGGACGATCGGAGCGGCCATGAAGACGGCCGATGTTGTTTTTGCGCCCACCACCCATGCCATTACCCATACCCAGGCCCGGCTGGATGCTTTTGCCGCCGGCGCCAAAGTGGTCATTCTAAGGGGCGTTACCGAGGACATGATGATCAAGGGGGCCATGACGGTCGATTTTAAAGCCCTGAAGGTGCGGACGGAAAAACTAAAGGAAAAATTGACCCGGGCCGACCAGGTTACGGTAACCTCAACCACGGGGACCGATATCACTTTCAGTGTCGCCGGCGCAAAGCCTTTTCGCTGGACGGTTATTATCATGACGACTACGGGTTTGCCGCCCTCCCCCCGGGCGAGGCGCCGACATGCCCGGTAGAGGGCAGCGCCAACGGAACCCTGGTGTTTGACTATTCCATGGATGGCATCGGGCGTTTGAGCGAACCCCTCAAGCTGCTGGTCAAGAACGGGCAGGTGGTGTCCCTCAGCGGCGGCAGCGAGGAAGTCCATTTTATCGAACAGATATTTAAAAGAGATCCCTCCGCCCGGAACCTGGCCGAATTTGCCATCGGCACCAACCCCAACGCCCGGTTGATCGGCAATCTGGCCGAGGATAAAAAGCTGATGGGCACGGTGCATTTTGCCATTGGCGACAACAAGTCCCTGGGGGGCGTTGTGGAAAGCAGCGTGCATCTGGACGGGTTGATGCTGAAGCCGACGGTGACGGCGGATAAGGAGATTCTGGTAAAAGCGGGGGAGATTACAGCTGAATCATCTTAAGAACAGTTGATGACCGGAAAGAAAAATATGTATCAACGCTGGATCATATTCATTATCTCAACGAGCCTGTTTCTGGTGTCCCAGTTCTACCGGGCGTCCAACGCGGTAATCGCCCCCCTGTTGATCCGGGATTTGTCTCTTGATACCGAAGAGCTGGGCCTGATGACCGCCTCTTTTTTTTATGCCTTTGCATTGACCCAGATCCCCGTGGGCATCCTGCTGGACCGGGTCGGCCCCCGGCGCACAATGACCGTTCTTTCGCTGGTCGCCGTTCTAGGGGCGGTCATCTTCGCCTGGGCGGAGTCGTTTTCCGCCGGCATCATCGGGCGGGTATTGCTGGGAATCGGCATGGCCTGCAATCTCATGGGAACATTAAAGCTGCTGACCACATGGTTCGGGCCGGCCACCTTCGCCACCCTCTCCGGCATCGTGATTTCAATCGGGACCCTGGGAAACATGGTGGCCGCCACCCCGCTGGTTCTGCTGGTTCAGCAAATGGGCTGGCGCATGACTTTTACGCTGATCGCCGGCATGAATTTGATTCAGGTTGTCATATTTTACGCGGTGGTACGGGACAAGCCCTCTGAGGGCACCATCCCCTCCCGGTCGTCCGGTTCGGTGCGAAACTTTCAGGATGTCCTTGCCGGCCTGCGGTTCCTTTTGGCTAAAAAGGACTACTGGTTCATTTCCTGCGGGGCCTTTTTTCGATACGGGGTGTTTGCCGCCGTCCAGACGCTGTGGGCCGGACCCTATCTCATCAATGCCATGGGTCTTTCGCCGCTGGCAGCCGGCAATCTGATTTTTCTGATTAATATCGCCCTGGTTATCGGCGGCCCCACCTGGGGGAGCTTGTCGGACCGGGTTTTAAAAACCCGCAAAGGCGTTATGACGGGGAGTTTGGTGCTTCTTTCCGGATCGATTCTGGCCATTGCCCTGCTGCCCAAAGGGGCCGGTCTGCCGATTCTGGCCTTTTTGTTTTTCTGCTTTGGTTTTTCCGCTGCGACCGCCAACGTTATGTTTGCCCACATCAAGGACCTCATGCCCCTGGAACTGGCCGGGGTGGCCCTGACCAGCATCAACTTTTTTACCATGCTGGGGGCGGCGGTTTTTTCCCACGGCATCGGCAGTCTCATGCTGCGCTTCTACCCGGGGGCGGCCCTGGGAATCAGCGCCTTTAGAAGCGCTTTCCTGCTGTGCGCTGCAACGCTTCTGGTGGCCGCTTTTTTATATCACTTTACCCGGGATGCAGGCAGCGGCAAATAGCAAAAAGGGAGAACCGCTTTCGGTCCTCCCTTCTTAGGTGGAAATCCCTCCGCCCCTCTTTGAAAAAGGGAGGCGGAGGGGGGATTTTGATAATAGCAAGAGAGTTTTACTTATAACTTCCTTCCGCTGTGGCCTTGGCACGTTCATCCTGTGACAGACCGGCCAGGCGCTTTACTTCCTTGATATCCAGTCCCAGACCTTTGGCAATCCGGGTTCCATAATCAATATCC is a genomic window containing:
- a CDS encoding universal stress protein codes for the protein MANQKILLPYNFMDMDKKAVEFAVKTFGSAKDCNITLFHIYTPLPKVETDSSTVMGRLSASMQFLSRQQREKEDSLIEVMANLQDRGFAEEQLAYIFKSRSRPLADEIIDTATGGRFDVVILSCRPYRITRLFIQSVHNKVVTALKDVAVCIVT
- a CDS encoding GAF domain-containing protein translates to MNKEDRIDVEIFKIVSKSIAASDNLELMTGHLSQLLVAALEIKGCAIFALNPVTKELETLASFGLSAGYLSKGPLLADKSIAAALEGKPVIIGDTRADNRLQYPKEAAKEGVSAILSIPIMFSGEILGVLRLYHHAVWAISERDIDSLLVLAEHIGLSLRYTRLLNSLQTIKEVIRDLPLELPV
- a CDS encoding adenylate/guanylate cyclase domain-containing protein, which gives rise to MGNKPNPFSILVVDDVNVDREILKGLLTRENYQVHLAEDGLKALEVLLWEKVDLVLLDILMPRLDGYQFLEKIKSDANLKHIPVIMISSVEEINSVIRCIKLGAEDYLTKPFNRVLLKVRIEKCLEKKQQRDQEQRVLAVLQKDQEQSENLLLNIFPKSIAERLKKGQRIIVEHFTDVTVMFADIVGFTQLSAQMDPQELIEFLNEIFSKFDQLAHTHGLEKIKTIGDSYMVVGGIPDPDENHALSIAEMALDIMEVMGRVKTKIGDTATVRIGINTGPVRVGVIGTSKFSYDLWGDTVNIASRMESQGLPGVIQVSESTYDHLREHYLFEERKDQPHFKGKGKMSTYLLTGRKEV
- a CDS encoding LEA type 2 family protein — its product is MKLYDWLKRYAPVLTGIAITLLVLKGCAGLGKRLEPPRISLVRIQVQQATLFETVLKIDLRVYNANDVPLTVRGVDCQLKLQGKDFATGVSNERTIVPAFGTGVIPMMVYSSVLDVVKGLLTLPMDEKLEYALTGRVHLEGGTLMPASVSFKSEGRLSLKALN
- a CDS encoding aminopeptidase, which codes for MDGYYHDDYGFAALPPGEAPTCPVEGSANGTLVFDYSMDGIGRLSEPLKLLVKNGQVVSLSGGSEEVHFIEQIFKRDPSARNLAEFAIGTNPNARLIGNLAEDKKLMGTVHFAIGDNKSLGGVVESSVHLDGLMLKPTVTADKEILVKAGEITAESS
- a CDS encoding MFS transporter, giving the protein MTGKKNMYQRWIIFIISTSLFLVSQFYRASNAVIAPLLIRDLSLDTEELGLMTASFFYAFALTQIPVGILLDRVGPRRTMTVLSLVAVLGAVIFAWAESFSAGIIGRVLLGIGMACNLMGTLKLLTTWFGPATFATLSGIVISIGTLGNMVAATPLVLLVQQMGWRMTFTLIAGMNLIQVVIFYAVVRDKPSEGTIPSRSSGSVRNFQDVLAGLRFLLAKKDYWFISCGAFFRYGVFAAVQTLWAGPYLINAMGLSPLAAGNLIFLINIALVIGGPTWGSLSDRVLKTRKGVMTGSLVLLSGSILAIALLPKGAGLPILAFLFFCFGFSAATANVMFAHIKDLMPLELAGVALTSINFFTMLGAAVFSHGIGSLMLRFYPGAALGISAFRSAFLLCAATLLVAAFLYHFTRDAGSGK